In the genome of Vibrio ziniensis, the window CCGAAGCCTGGGCGATGCAGGAGCCGCAAGACTTAGCGAAACAGCTAGAGAAGATTATGTACGTCTCAGGCAAATGATCACTGACAATATTAATCAAATCAGTTATTTGCAAGGGTACATACAATCTCAGTGTTTGGCTCAAAAGCATGGGTCCTTTCCGGCACCCTGAGGTACCTCGGGGGTTCTGCCTCGCACGAAGTCGTTCGATAAAAATTTTTTTCAAAATTGGGGTTTCCGGTTTCCGGTTATAAAACATGAATGAATCAGCTATTCAATCCAGACAAAAAGTTCACGCAGTCGGATATAGCCGAGCTTCTTGGTATATCCGATAGACAGGTTAGAAACCTTATACAGCAAGGGATTATGCCTGCTGCGAAAGGTCGTAGTGGGATGGACCCTCTAGCCTGCAACCACGCCTATAACGCTTATCTAAGACAGTCTAAAAACGCCGATCAAAAAGCGGAAACCGACCCGAAAAATGATCCAAAAAACTACGAGCAGCGTAAACGAGAACTGGAACTCGATAAATTAGACGAAACCGTCGCCATGATGAGAGCCAAGCGATTGACCTTTGAAAAGTTCTACGCACCTGTAGAAATTATTCCCGACGTCATTGGGCAAGTGGCGTCGCAAATCCGATCACGCCTAGATAGTTTGATTCCCAAGATGAAGAAATCATGGTTGGACATGCCACCTGAAGCCGTCTCCATTCTTGAGGAAGAAATCATCGCAGTTTGTAATGAGTGTACCGATGTCCAACCTGATCTCTCCGATTACATTGACAGCGATCCGGAAATCGGTTCGTCGTGGTTTGACAGTATTGAAGAAGACGCCCCCAGTTAGTGGTGCTAAATGGGCAAACAAGCATTACCGCCTTGCTTCTGGTTCCTCTCAAGAAGAAGGCGCTTGGGTAACATTGCCGTTCCAGGTCGCTATCTTGAACATGATGTGTAACCGAGCGATACGAAGACTCGCATTTCAGAAATCGGCGCGGATTGGTTGGTCAAAAATGATGATCGCAGCGGTTACTTGCCTGCTGCATCAGTACAAAGCCAACACCGTTATTTACCAACCAACGGATGATGACGCAAAAAACTTCTGCATTGATGAGATAGATGGCGCTTGGATTGATATGCCTATCATTCGGCAAATATTTCCTTATCTGTTCGCCAAGGACCAAAACAATACGACTAAAAAGAAAGTCGGTTTAGGTTGGATACTCGACATATTAGGTGCAGCAACTCCCAAGAATATGCGACGGATAACCAAGACAGCGTTATTTGGCGACGAAGTTGATGGTTGGGATTGGGAGCTTGGTAAAGAAGGCGACCCCATTTCGCTAGCTCGAACCCGACTTGAAGGCGCAGCGTTTCCGATGGAACGTTGGGGGACAACGCCCACAAACACCGGAGAGTCTCACATTGAGCGATTAATGCTGGAAATGAGCATTACCTTTCGTTTCTATCTGCCTTGTCCCTATTGTGATTGCGAACAGGTTCTTGAGTGGGGGAGTAGAGATACACCGTACGGGATGAAATGGGATAACTCCCTTTACACTATTGAAGAGAAAGCGAGAACTGCTTATTACCAATGCTGTAACTGCCAGAAAGCGATTCACTATCCTCAGTTGAAATCGATGGAAATGAAAGGTCGTTGGAAAGCTGAGGACTTTACGTGGACTCAAGATGGCGAACATTTTTTCGATGTTGATGATAATCCCATTCCCGTACCTGTCAGTGTAGGGATTCACTGTTGGGCAGCATACAACACAACCATGACGGATGGTTGGGTAGGTTTAGTGCGCGAGTTCCTCACTCGTTATAAGGACCCAGCCAAGCTGAAAACATTTGTGAATGTGTTTCTGGGTGAGCTATGGGAGGGTGAAAATGGAGATAAGCTGGATTGGGAAGTCCTAAAGTCTCGCCGCGAAATTTGGTGGTCAGGTGACCGCGTTAATAATCCGGTACCTGATAGAGCTGTTGTTCTTACTGGAGGGATTGATACTCAAGATGACCGCATTGAAATGTTTGTGTGGGCTTGGGGGGAAGGTGAGGAATGCTGGCTCATTGATCACATCGTGCTGGTTGGCGATTTATCTAATCAAGTATTGAAAGATGCGGCAACTAGAAAGCTTCATAACACATACAAGAAGCGTAATGGTGTCGATATGGATGTCAAAATGTGGTGCTGGGATGCCATGGGACATAAGACTGATGACGTTTATGAGATGAGTCGCAGAAATGGTGTTATGTGGATTATTCCTATTCAGGGCGAAAACCAGTACGGCAAACCGATCCAGAATTTTCCACGCAAGAAGAACACCAAAAAAGTATACCTAACTCGCTTGGGCACCGATGGGATAAAGCAACGGCTATACAGTCGACTTTGTTTAACTCCACATGGTTCAGAATCTATTCCAGGATGTATACATTTTCCATTAGATGATGAGTTGGCTAACGATGAGTTTTTTAAACAATTGTGCTCGGCCAACAAGAAGTTGGAGCATGACCGTAATGGTCGCACCGTATGGCGCTGGATAAAACAGTATCACCCCTTTGATGAAGCATTAGACGGCTGGAACTACGCCTATGCAGCTCTCAATATTCTCGTTCAGAAATTTGGCCTCGTTCTGGATGAACCGCCCCCTATTCAAGAAAGCAAGAAAATCAGCAGCATCGCTGAGCTTGCTGCACGCCTAAAAGGTGGATGATGACACTAGACGAAATGTTGAAAGAAGCTGAAACAGCTTATCACAAGCTACAGACAGGTAGCCTTGCGGTTTCTATACAAAAAGGTGATCGGCGAGTCGATTACAGCCGAGCAAATATTCATGAACTGCGCGCCTACATCGATGACCTGAAATCTCAGTTAGGGATCTCGAATGTACGTCGTGGTCGTCCTGCAGGAGCTAGATTTTGATGAAACGAATTGAACTTTTATCCGCTGACGGACAGACACCACTTCGTGAGTCTGTCTTTAGAGCTGGTGGTGTTGGATTCGGGGGACAACTAAAAGGTTGGAACCCTCCATCAAAATCGACTGATGCTGCTTTGCTTCCGATTATGAAGCAGGCCAACGCACGAACGGATGATGTAGTACGTAACAATGGTATCGCCGCGAATGGTATCCAATTGCACAAGGACCACATTATAGGCTCTGAGTTTCGTCTTAGCTATAAACCAAACTGGCGGCTTCTTGGTATCACACCGGACAAAGCGTTTGTACAAGATGTCGAGGCAGTCTTTCGCGATATAGCCGAAGACCCAGGCTGTTTTATTGACGCAGAGCGTCGTCGAACGTTCACCATGATGATGCGAGAGGCGGTGGAAACACATGCCAATACAGGTGACATCATGGCAAAACCGGAATGGATACCAAGTCGACAATCTCCGTTTGCAACCGCAATTCGAATGGTCTCGCCGCGAAAAGTGACCAACCCGAATCATGGGCGTGATCTACCAGAGAGGCGAGGCGGTGTAGAGCTCAACCGCCAAGGTGCGCCGATTGCTTATCATGTTGAAGAAGGTGCAGATAACTTTGGAATGAGTCGAACTTGGAGGCGGATTGAGAAGGTTACTTCTTCAGGTCGCGCTGGCTTCATTCATGTATTTGAGCCAAGCGAGGGTGGTCAAACTCGTGGTGTAAACCGCTTTCTATCGAGTCTTGAGCAACTAAAAATGCTCGATACTTTGCAAAATACCACGCTTCAACGAGCGGTAGTTAATGCCATGTACGCAGCTAGTATTGAGTCGGAGCTCGGTACTGACCAGGCTATGCAATATCTGTTTGGTGCTGAGAAAGCGGATGGTGTCATTGACCGAATGTTAATGGCTTATGGTGATTATTACTCTGCGAATGAAATTAAGTTTAATGGGGTGAAGCTGCCTCACTTAATGCCTGGTGACAAGATCAACCTTCACAATGCGGGTAATGCAGACAATGGCTTTGCTGCCTTAGAGCAGTCTATTTTGCGTTATATCGCAGCAGGGCTTGGTGTTGACTATGCACAATTGTCTCGCAACTACTCACAGATGTCGTATAGCACGATTCGCGCCGCCCACAATGACTCATGGCGTTATTTCATGGGGCGCAGAAAAATTATTGCCAATCGTTTTGCCAGTCAGATTTTCGCTTTGCTGTTTGAGGAAATGATCCTTCGCGGTTACATCACGCTGCCCAAAAAAGCCCGTTTTACTTTCTGGGAACGACGTCATGCCTGGACAAAATCCGATTGGATTGGCTCTGGTCGTTTGGCGATTGATGGTCTGAAGGAAGTGAAAGAAGCCATCCTCAAAATTGAAGGCGGATTATCGACTTACGAGAAAGAGCTGGCTCAACTTGGTGAAGATTATCAAGAGGTCTTTGAACAACAGGTATCGGAAATGGCTGAACGTCATAAGCAAGGGCTACCACCGCCGAGCTGGATGAAATTACAAGCTCTGGCTCCAGACAATCAAAACGAGGGGTCTAATGAGTAACGTATCTCACTTAAACCTCATCACTTCTGCCTTTAACCGACCACTTGCGTTAGAAGCTGGCTATGCAAGAACGTTCTTCTCAGCGCTGAGTCAACGTTTTAGTAATGTCCAGCAATTGGTTGATGTCGAAGGCAATGTGCTGATGGCTTCTGACATGAAAAAAGAGGCAGCTTCTTTTACACCGCGCCGATCTGGTGAACGCAGTTACCAAGTGGTTGATGGTATCGCCATCATTCCGATTAGCGGCTCGCTGGTTCACAAGTATGGCTACATTCGCCCCGTATCAGGGATGACAGGTTATGACGGCATTATGCACCGGATAACCGAAGCTCTGAATGATCGCGAAGTGAAAGCCATTATGCTCGATATGGACACACCAGGAGGCATGGTCGCGGGTTGTTTCGACTTGGCCGACAAGATTGCAGAGTATCGAAAAATAAAGCCAATTTGGTCCTTGGGCTATGACATGCATTGTAGCGCAGGTCAGATGATTGCCAGTGCCTGCTCTCGCCGCTTAATCACCCAAACAGGGGTAGCGGGTTCTGTCGGGGTGATCATGGCGCACACCAACATTGAAAAGATGCTCAATGAGCAGGGTGTAAAAATCACGCTTATCACAGCCGGAAGCCATAAAGCAGATGGTAACCCTTATGAAGCGCTGCCAGAGGATGTGCGGGATAAGTGGCAGACAGAGCTGGAGAGTAACCGACAGATGTTTGCCAACAAAGCGGCCACGTATATGGGCATCGATGTAAAACACGTTCTTGCCACTGAAGCTGAGACTTATGAAGGTCAGGCCGCAGTGGACATCGGCTTTGCTAATGAAGTCGTTAACGGCTTGGATGCAGTACAGATTATGTCTGAGCATTTCAAGCGCAATTCAACAACAGTAGATATGGGAGCCGCTATGTCGGTTGTAGATACAAACAAAGAGAGCACAACGCAACAGCCATCAGCTGCTGCTTCGTCGCCTCAACCACAGGCATCAGAGTCACACACTGATGAGACATCCACTTCTCAACCAGCTGCACAGCCAACGGTAGATGCGGCTCAAGCGGAGCGAGAACGCTGCATGGGTATCCTTCAGTTACCTGAAGCAGAAGGTCGCAGTGATCTCGCTATGTCGCTGGCCAACAATCCAAAAATCACGGTTGATGATGCCAAAGGCATCCTTGCTGCTGCAGGTAAATCCACTCCACAAGCCAATGCAGCCGCTTTGGCCGCTATTGGCAATGAGCATGGTTCTGCGCTTGGTCAGGATGTTGGTACGGGCTCTGCGTCAGAAGAACAAAAAAACATCAGCCGTTTGGCGGCTTCTTACCAACGTATTAATTAAGGAATAGGTAATGGAAGAAACAGAATACACACCGGATAACTCGCTACTCAGCCCTCCGGTGACCACTCGCGGTGTGATTAAAGCAGGCGAGGCTTTCGCACCGCTCACGCCGTTGATGCGAGACGATGTTGATACCGCCACTCTAGTTGTTTGGGACGGTACACCAGGTACAGCGGTGGCGATGTCAGCCCGTACGATTACCGATACGGGTGCCGATCAAACCTCGGTGATTTATCCGCAAGGTGGCTTCCGCATCAGTTCGGTGAACTGGCCTGAAACGGTGGTGACCGTCAAGGCCAAGCGAGCCGCCTTTATTGGCAGTGCCATTTACGTAGACGACGATGCTTAATCGTCGTTTTTTTTTGAATTCAAAAAGAAGAGATTCTTATGCCAGATAACTTTACTACTCGCGAACTACTCGGTGCCATTCATGAAGCCGGTATTCGTCGTGACAATTTCTTCCAGCGCTTCTTCTTCCGTGAAAGCTATACGTTTAGCACGGAAAAGGTTGATCTGGATATGGTCCCTAACAAGACCAAAATTGCGGTGTTCTGCTCACCGATGATTGGCGCAGCCGTAGACCGCAACCAAGGTTACAAAACCACGTCATTTAAGCCTGCTTATGTGAAATCGAAGCATGCGGTGACAGCAAACCAAGCAATCAAACGCCGTCCAGGTGAGAAGTACTTCGGTGAAATGAGTGCGGGCGATCGTCAAGATGCCATCGTGATGCAAAACCTCGACATGGAAGAACAAGCGATTCGTGACCGCGAAGAGCTGATGTGTTCAGAAATGGTGTATGACGGCAAAACCATCATCGAAAGTGAGTTCATTGAAACACCATATGAAATCGATGCAGGTCGTCGTGCTGGCAACAATGTGGCGCTGGTTGGCGCGGCAATGTGGTCAAACGTTGATCCAGAAACCTACGACATTGAAGCCGACATTGAAGCGTGGGCTCAATTATCGGACGGTCTGACCAATGTGCTGATTTGTGACCCTAAAACCTGGGCACTGATGCGATCATTCAAGAAGTTCAACGACAAGCTAGAAACTCGCCGTGGTTCAACCTCAGAGCTTGAAACGTCACTCAAAGATTTGGGTAAAACGGTCAGCGTTAAAGGTCAGCTTGGCGATGTGACCATCATTGTGGTTAACGAAGAGTACATTGACCGCGCAGGTGTTACGCAAAAAGTTCAACGTGATTATCACCTGATCCTTGCCAACGCCTCTATTCGTGGTGCGCGTCTTTACGGTCAAATCCAAGATTTGTCGGCACAGAAAGAAGGTGTTGATGAAGCGGAGCGTTACGTGAAGGACTGGACGGAAGGTGGGGACCCAGAAGTGCGTTACACCAAAACCGAGTCTGCACCCGCGATGTATCTCATCGATGTCAACTATGTGGTTGTCGTTCAAGTAGCTGCTTAATGCTTCTACTTTGAACCTCACTGTACAAATGGGGCCATGGCCCCATTTCTTTTTTTGGAAAATCTCATGACGAATAAAGAAATGCTGCAAAAGCGTATTGATGAGCTTTGTAAGGAATTAGGCATTACCGAGCCTCAGTACACGGATAAAACAACCGAAAAGCAACTGAATATCCTGATCGATGACCTTGAAGCTAAGTTGCCAGATGAAGGTGGTGACGATGATGCAAGCGAAAACGATGCTGGTTCAGACTCGCAAGGATCTGACGCTGACGCTTCTGCCAGTAATGAAGAGTCCCAAGCGGCAGAGTCAAAAGATGAAGCATCTTCTGAAGAAAAGGTGCTGGTGTTATCGGGTGACCTGCCTGATGGTGCCACGTTGATTGACGATGAGAATGTCCCTGAAGTGGATAGCAATGAAGCAGGCGATTTGAGCATTCATGCATTGAAAACTTTCCAGGCAATCTCTCATGGCAAGAAAGTCTTCGTTAACGCCGGAGAAACGGTCTTTTTAGAAGAGCAGGCGGCAATCGATGCGGTTGATGCGGGTGTTGCTGGTCTGAACGCCACGATGAAGGGCTAACAACTATGTTTGATAGCGAATTCGATCGCCTGATGGAATCGGCTGATGACGTTGTGTATTCAACAATGGGGGTGCAGGTTCGGGTGAATGATTCTGAGCCAGTAACCGCCATTTACGAAGAAGATTTGAATCAGTTTGATGCCATGGCTGGCCGTGTGCGAAAGCTGACGTTTCGCCGAACCGATAACATCAGAGTTCGCAAAGGCGACAAGATCGAATTCGTTAGCAGCGGTAAGCAGACGACGGTCAGTAGCGGCCCTTACCCTGAGAACGGCGACATTTTGGTGATTTTATGACAACGATTGATAGACAACTGACTTTTGCGGTTAAAAACCTGTCTGGA includes:
- a CDS encoding terminase gpA endonuclease subunit, which translates into the protein MSNLISPITLTAIRKSVRRGLTVLKKTPPVSGAKWANKHYRLASGSSQEEGAWVTLPFQVAILNMMCNRAIRRLAFQKSARIGWSKMMIAAVTCLLHQYKANTVIYQPTDDDAKNFCIDEIDGAWIDMPIIRQIFPYLFAKDQNNTTKKKVGLGWILDILGAATPKNMRRITKTALFGDEVDGWDWELGKEGDPISLARTRLEGAAFPMERWGTTPTNTGESHIERLMLEMSITFRFYLPCPYCDCEQVLEWGSRDTPYGMKWDNSLYTIEEKARTAYYQCCNCQKAIHYPQLKSMEMKGRWKAEDFTWTQDGEHFFDVDDNPIPVPVSVGIHCWAAYNTTMTDGWVGLVREFLTRYKDPAKLKTFVNVFLGELWEGENGDKLDWEVLKSRREIWWSGDRVNNPVPDRAVVLTGGIDTQDDRIEMFVWAWGEGEECWLIDHIVLVGDLSNQVLKDAATRKLHNTYKKRNGVDMDVKMWCWDAMGHKTDDVYEMSRRNGVMWIIPIQGENQYGKPIQNFPRKKNTKKVYLTRLGTDGIKQRLYSRLCLTPHGSESIPGCIHFPLDDELANDEFFKQLCSANKKLEHDRNGRTVWRWIKQYHPFDEALDGWNYAYAALNILVQKFGLVLDEPPPIQESKKISSIAELAARLKGG
- the gpW gene encoding gpW family head-tail joining protein, which translates into the protein MTLDEMLKEAETAYHKLQTGSLAVSIQKGDRRVDYSRANIHELRAYIDDLKSQLGISNVRRGRPAGARF
- a CDS encoding phage portal protein — encoded protein: MKRIELLSADGQTPLRESVFRAGGVGFGGQLKGWNPPSKSTDAALLPIMKQANARTDDVVRNNGIAANGIQLHKDHIIGSEFRLSYKPNWRLLGITPDKAFVQDVEAVFRDIAEDPGCFIDAERRRTFTMMMREAVETHANTGDIMAKPEWIPSRQSPFATAIRMVSPRKVTNPNHGRDLPERRGGVELNRQGAPIAYHVEEGADNFGMSRTWRRIEKVTSSGRAGFIHVFEPSEGGQTRGVNRFLSSLEQLKMLDTLQNTTLQRAVVNAMYAASIESELGTDQAMQYLFGAEKADGVIDRMLMAYGDYYSANEIKFNGVKLPHLMPGDKINLHNAGNADNGFAALEQSILRYIAAGLGVDYAQLSRNYSQMSYSTIRAAHNDSWRYFMGRRKIIANRFASQIFALLFEEMILRGYITLPKKARFTFWERRHAWTKSDWIGSGRLAIDGLKEVKEAILKIEGGLSTYEKELAQLGEDYQEVFEQQVSEMAERHKQGLPPPSWMKLQALAPDNQNEGSNE
- a CDS encoding S49 family peptidase; amino-acid sequence: MSNVSHLNLITSAFNRPLALEAGYARTFFSALSQRFSNVQQLVDVEGNVLMASDMKKEAASFTPRRSGERSYQVVDGIAIIPISGSLVHKYGYIRPVSGMTGYDGIMHRITEALNDREVKAIMLDMDTPGGMVAGCFDLADKIAEYRKIKPIWSLGYDMHCSAGQMIASACSRRLITQTGVAGSVGVIMAHTNIEKMLNEQGVKITLITAGSHKADGNPYEALPEDVRDKWQTELESNRQMFANKAATYMGIDVKHVLATEAETYEGQAAVDIGFANEVVNGLDAVQIMSEHFKRNSTTVDMGAAMSVVDTNKESTTQQPSAAASSPQPQASESHTDETSTSQPAAQPTVDAAQAERERCMGILQLPEAEGRSDLAMSLANNPKITVDDAKGILAAAGKSTPQANAAALAAIGNEHGSALGQDVGTGSASEEQKNISRLAASYQRIN
- a CDS encoding head decoration protein encodes the protein MEETEYTPDNSLLSPPVTTRGVIKAGEAFAPLTPLMRDDVDTATLVVWDGTPGTAVAMSARTITDTGADQTSVIYPQGGFRISSVNWPETVVTVKAKRAAFIGSAIYVDDDA
- a CDS encoding major capsid protein, whose translation is MPDNFTTRELLGAIHEAGIRRDNFFQRFFFRESYTFSTEKVDLDMVPNKTKIAVFCSPMIGAAVDRNQGYKTTSFKPAYVKSKHAVTANQAIKRRPGEKYFGEMSAGDRQDAIVMQNLDMEEQAIRDREELMCSEMVYDGKTIIESEFIETPYEIDAGRRAGNNVALVGAAMWSNVDPETYDIEADIEAWAQLSDGLTNVLICDPKTWALMRSFKKFNDKLETRRGSTSELETSLKDLGKTVSVKGQLGDVTIIVVNEEYIDRAGVTQKVQRDYHLILANASIRGARLYGQIQDLSAQKEGVDEAERYVKDWTEGGDPEVRYTKTESAPAMYLIDVNYVVVVQVAA
- a CDS encoding head-tail joining protein; the encoded protein is MESADDVVYSTMGVQVRVNDSEPVTAIYEEDLNQFDAMAGRVRKLTFRRTDNIRVRKGDKIEFVSSGKQTTVSSGPYPENGDILVIL